A part of Onthophagus taurus isolate NC chromosome 7, IU_Otau_3.0, whole genome shotgun sequence genomic DNA contains:
- the LOC139430873 gene encoding E3 ubiquitin-protein ligase rnf8-A-like, producing the protein MKECGLSGICVAKNTVEISENTENFLGKFGGNGTDQNVETELQCSICTELFVKAQTLNCSHSFCKTCIKLWERKNKKCPICRAKINTVTPTIVLDNLVNAVVKSSSEEIKKHRKTLLEERQKHSAKSLKKVIKFKRNKVLIRRMITGGCGTSESSSGCSHYQGSSRPTPPDSISSSTSYEEFDGCSSIDIDSDSDLTDFTEF; encoded by the exons ATGAAGGAATGTGGATTAAG tggaATCTGTGTCGCTAAAAATACCGTAGAAATTAGTGAAAATAcagaaaattttttggggAAATTTGGAGGTAACGGCACAGATCAAAATGTTGAAACGGAACTACAATGCAGTATTTGTACAGAGTTATTTGTAAAAGCCCAAACGTTAAATTGTTCACATTCTTTTTGTAAAACTTGTATAAAATTATGGGAAAGAAAGAATAAGAAATGTCCGATTTGTAGGGCTAAAATAAATACTGTAACTCCAACTATTGTACTGGATAATTTAGTGAATGCG gTTGTCAAATCGTCAtctgaagaaattaaaaaacatcgCAAAACTCTTCTTGAAGAGCGCCAAAAACATTCCGCCAAATCTTTAAAGAAAGTTATCAAATTCAAACGGAATAAAGTGCTAATTCGTAGAATGATAACTGGTGGATGTGGTACCTCGGAAAGCAGTAGCGGTTGTTCACACTATCAAGGATCATCAAGACCTACACCACCAGATTCAATTTCGAGTAGTACTTCCTACGAAGAATTCGACGGTTGTAGCTCCATTGATATTGATTCTGATAGCGATCTTACCGATTTTACtgaattttaa
- the LOC111429510 gene encoding E3 ubiquitin-protein ligase CHFR-like, which yields MCTEQSAYIQDSRGIKLDLRSNEEFTIGRALNRSLTIEDLRISRTHCRFKEVNGVWNVVNESVNGTIVNGNRIPSKQFHVLSNGDILKLTEDIFFTFFASTPNVMGICDIVDKIETEHHYNTRSNSTSNTQLIENVTNGQEKVGYEKDKEGAGEASDVAGKVVEPVSEKVETELQCSICTELFVKAQTLNCSHTFCNSCIQAWKRKNYICPICRAKIKTITPTIVLDNLVNTVIEASSEEIKKNRQLLLQEREKLPIKRLKNDSKFKRTRRSVRSLASRGTSGSTNSAGVTRNLRASTRGSTAAESAPPEAIWISSSDSDSESDEYSTFDFDLDTDSETMDTLLSNLDDIMNDDANGSMFSAFYSDGHSEYVPGNPEVYYGGYGSCFRCGARGHWANGCPLR from the exons ATGTGTACTGAACAGAGTGCATATATTCAAGATTCACGTGGGATTAAGCTGGATTTAAGATCAAATGAA GAATTTACCATTGGTAGAGCTCTAAACCGTTCCTTAACAATTGAAGATTTAAGAATCAGCCGTACCCATTGTCGTTTTAAAGAAGTAAATGGAGTTTGGAATGTTGTTAATGAG AGCGTAAATGGAACAATTGTTAATGGTAATCGCATTCCATCAAAACAATTTCATGTTTTGTCGAATGGTGATATATTAAAACTTACCGAAGAtatcttttttactttttttgcaAGTACACCTAACGTTATGGGAATATGTGATATAGTTGATAAGATTGAAACAGAGCACCATTATAATACCAGATCAAATAGTACTTCAAACACACagttaattgaaaatgttacaaatggTCAAGAAAAAGTCGGTTATGAGAAAGATAAAGAAGGTGCTGGAGAGGCGTCTGATGTTGCAGGGAAAGTGGTTGAACCAGTATCTGAAAAAGTTGAAACAGAACTACAATGTAGCATTTGTACTGAGTTATTTGTGAAAGCACAAACATTGAATTGTTCTCATACTTTTTGTAACAGTTGTATACAGGcttggaaaagaaaaaactacATCTGCCCAATTTGTAgggcgaaaataaaaactataactCCAACTATTGTGCTTGATAATTTAGTTAATACA GTTATTGAAGCATCATCtgaggaaattaaaaagaatcgtCAACTCCTTCTTCAAGAGCGCGAGAAATTGCCcataaaacgtttaaaaaacgATAGTAAATTTAAACGAACTAGAAGGTCAGTTCGTTCACTCGCCAGTCGTGGTACTTCTGGAAGTACTAATTCAGCTGGAGTTACACGTAACCTAAGAGCGTCTACAAGAGGGTCAACAGCTGCTGAATCTGCACCACCAGAGGCAATTTGGATTAGTTCTTCTGACTCTGATTCTGAGTCAGATGAATACAGtacttttgattttgatcTGGATACCGATTCAGAGACTATGGACACATTGTTGTCAAATTTAGACGATATTATGAACGACGATGCAAATGGGAGTATGTTTTCGGCTTTTTATTCAGATGGGCATAGTGAATATGTACCAGGCAACCCAGAAGTTTATTATGGTGGTTATGGTTCATGTTTCAGGTGTGGCGCGAGAGGCCATTGGGCCAATGGGTGTCcattaagatga